The proteins below come from a single Paracoccus sp. SCSIO 75233 genomic window:
- a CDS encoding iron ABC transporter permease has product MIAGLVLLPVLALLWQAAQGSAGLWSHLAANVLPHAISQTVMLLAGVGVLVAVIGTSCAWLVTAYDFPGRRVLEWALLLPLAVPTYIVAYAYLDLLHPLGPVQGAIRAILGYDSPRDFRLPDIRSMAGAIFLLSFVLYPYVYLPTRAMFMTQAANLVEVSRALGTTRGQVFRRVALPLARPAIAVGVSLALMETLNDIGASEFLGVRSLTISIYTTWVTRSDLPGAAQISLAMLLLVVALVSLERWARRRQRYSTNAQRGRSFAPRVLSGRAGIAAFALGSLPVLLGFLIPALYLSIEAWRRFQFAGLSDVLLTEARNTFLLSAIATVAVLVCGVSIAYAARIFPRPGVLAAQRIATLGYAMPGTVLALGILIVVAGLDRQIAKLAENWLGLSTGLILIGSGVALGYAYLARFLAISVGSVEAGFSRIPRSYDQASRTLGHGVSGTLWQVHMPLSRGAMAAAGLLVFVDCMKELSATLLLRPLNFETLATHLYGEAARGTYEDAALAALAIVLVGLLPVILLARVGRGGPGS; this is encoded by the coding sequence TTGATCGCCGGGCTGGTGCTGCTGCCGGTGCTCGCGCTGCTGTGGCAGGCGGCGCAAGGATCGGCCGGGCTGTGGTCGCATCTGGCGGCGAATGTGTTGCCGCATGCCATCTCGCAAACCGTGATGCTTCTGGCCGGGGTCGGGGTGCTGGTCGCGGTCATTGGCACAAGCTGCGCGTGGCTGGTCACGGCTTATGATTTTCCGGGCCGCCGGGTGCTGGAATGGGCGCTGCTGCTGCCGCTGGCGGTGCCGACCTATATCGTCGCCTACGCCTATCTGGACCTGCTGCACCCGCTGGGTCCGGTGCAGGGGGCGATCCGTGCCATTCTGGGCTATGACAGCCCGCGCGATTTCCGCCTGCCGGATATCCGTTCAATGGCGGGGGCGATCTTTCTGCTGAGCTTCGTGCTCTATCCTTATGTCTACCTGCCGACGCGGGCGATGTTCATGACCCAGGCCGCCAATCTGGTCGAGGTGTCGCGCGCGCTTGGCACCACCCGCGGTCAGGTGTTCCGTCGCGTCGCGCTGCCGCTGGCGCGTCCGGCCATTGCCGTGGGCGTCAGCCTCGCCCTGATGGAGACGCTGAACGATATCGGCGCGTCGGAGTTTCTGGGCGTCCGGTCGCTGACCATCTCGATCTATACGACATGGGTAACGCGGTCGGATCTTCCCGGTGCGGCGCAGATTTCGCTGGCGATGCTGCTGCTGGTCGTGGCGCTTGTTTCGCTGGAACGCTGGGCCCGCCGACGCCAGCGCTATTCGACCAATGCGCAGCGCGGACGCAGCTTTGCGCCGCGCGTTCTGTCGGGCAGGGCGGGCATCGCCGCCTTCGCACTCGGTTCTTTGCCGGTGCTGCTCGGCTTTCTGATCCCGGCGCTTTATCTGAGTATCGAGGCATGGAGGCGGTTCCAGTTCGCGGGCCTCTCCGATGTGCTTCTCACCGAGGCGCGCAATACCTTCCTGCTGTCAGCCATTGCGACCGTCGCGGTTCTGGTCTGCGGCGTCAGTATTGCCTATGCGGCCCGTATTTTCCCGCGCCCCGGTGTGCTGGCCGCGCAGCGTATTGCGACGCTTGGCTATGCGATGCCGGGGACGGTGCTGGCGCTCGGCATTCTGATCGTGGTTGCGGGTCTTGACCGGCAGATCGCGAAGCTGGCCGAAAACTGGCTGGGTCTGTCGACAGGGCTGATCCTGATCGGCTCCGGCGTGGCGCTTGGCTATGCCTATCTGGCGCGGTTCCTTGCTATCTCCGTCGGTTCGGTCGAGGCGGGGTTCAGCCGTATCCCGCGCAGCTACGATCAGGCGTCCCGCACGCTGGGCCACGGCGTGTCGGGCACGCTGTGGCAGGTCCATATGCCGCTGTCGCGGGGCGCAATGGCCGCAGCAGGCTTGCTGGTGTTCGTCGACTGCATGAAAGAGCTGTCCGCCACGCTGCTGCTGCGCCCGCTGAACTTCGAGACACTCGCGACGCATCTGTATGGCGAGGCCGCGCGCGGCACCTATGAAGACGCCGCGCTTGCTGCACTCGCCATTGTACTGGTCGGCCTGCTGCCGGTGATATTGCTGGCCCGCGTCGGTCGAGGCGGGCCGGGGTCCTGA
- a CDS encoding Fe(3+) ABC transporter substrate-binding protein, producing the protein MTRSIQLTSAIAIGAATLASAGAVSAQELNLYTSREPGLVEPLLEAFTEATGIEVNTVFLKDGLAERVEAEGEASPADVLMAVDVGKLADFVEKGLTQPVESEVLNAAVPENLRDPGNQWFALSTRARVVYAAKDLDLDAITYEDLADPKWKGKLCIRSGQHPYNTGLISAYIAHHGAEAAEEWLEGMKANLARKAGGGDRDGAKDILGGICDIAVANSYYVGRMRSGAGGEEQKEWGDAIKVILPTFEGGGTHVNISGAAVAKYAGNKDEAVQLLEYLVSDEAQKIYAEANFEHPVKPGAPVDPMVASFGELTVDSVPLTEIVTYRKEASELVDKVGFDN; encoded by the coding sequence ATGACACGATCCATCCAGTTGACCAGTGCGATTGCCATTGGCGCAGCAACGCTCGCCAGTGCCGGTGCCGTTTCGGCGCAGGAACTGAACCTCTACACCTCGCGTGAGCCGGGTCTGGTAGAGCCCTTGCTGGAGGCGTTCACCGAAGCCACCGGGATCGAGGTTAACACGGTCTTTCTGAAAGACGGCCTTGCCGAACGGGTCGAAGCAGAAGGCGAGGCGTCGCCCGCCGATGTGCTGATGGCCGTTGATGTCGGCAAGCTTGCCGATTTCGTCGAAAAGGGCCTGACCCAGCCGGTCGAGTCCGAGGTGCTGAATGCCGCCGTGCCGGAAAACCTGCGCGATCCGGGGAACCAGTGGTTTGCGCTGTCCACCCGTGCCCGCGTCGTCTATGCGGCGAAGGATCTGGACCTTGACGCGATCACCTATGAAGACCTTGCCGATCCGAAATGGAAAGGCAAGCTCTGCATCCGTTCCGGCCAGCATCCCTACAACACCGGCCTGATCTCCGCCTATATCGCCCATCATGGGGCCGAGGCGGCAGAGGAATGGCTGGAAGGCATGAAAGCCAATCTCGCCCGCAAGGCAGGTGGCGGCGACCGCGACGGTGCCAAGGATATTCTGGGCGGCATCTGCGATATTGCCGTGGCGAACTCCTACTATGTCGGTCGTATGCGGTCCGGGGCTGGCGGGGAAGAGCAGAAAGAATGGGGCGACGCGATCAAGGTGATCTTGCCGACCTTCGAGGGCGGCGGCACCCATGTAAACATCAGCGGCGCGGCGGTTGCCAAATATGCCGGCAACAAGGACGAGGCGGTGCAGCTTCTGGAATATCTGGTCTCTGACGAGGCGCAGAAAATCTATGCCGAGGCGAATTTCGAACACCCCGTCAAACCCGGCGCGCCGGTCGATCCGATGGTCGCCTCCTTCGGGGAGCTGACCGTGGACAGCGTGCCGCTGACCGAGATCGTGACCTATCGTAAGGAAGCCAGTGAACTGGTCGACAAGGTCGGCTTCGACAACTGA
- a CDS encoding ABC transporter ATP-binding protein, protein MPADQPPSLRLDRISRRFGRHVVLSDITLAVPPGQITCLLGESGCGKSTLLRLIAGVDQPDGGTIELGGERISGPDCFIEPELRRIGFMFQDYALFPHLSVSDNIAFGLQKLSRGEQKACIRDVAERIGITHLLDRYPHALSGGEQQRTALARALAPQPEILLMDEPFSNLDQGLRERVRRETLDILRQLGTTAILVTHDPQEALAVGDLIVLMRDGVIEQIGTPFDIYDRPITSYTAEFMGPCNRLAGIWRQGEIETPIGRFPTDLKLPDETAALACIRPQALSIAPDGNGISARIVSKTFLGESEQIEISVHPLFEPLRMHSHERIPMAVGDKVGLLLNGAQIHVFAEEIPVE, encoded by the coding sequence ATGCCGGCAGATCAACCGCCCAGCCTCCGGCTTGACCGGATATCGCGCCGGTTCGGTCGTCATGTCGTGCTGTCCGACATAACGCTGGCCGTCCCTCCCGGTCAGATCACCTGCCTTCTGGGCGAGTCCGGCTGCGGCAAATCGACCCTGCTGCGGCTCATCGCCGGGGTGGACCAGCCCGATGGCGGCACGATTGAACTTGGTGGAGAGCGGATCTCCGGCCCGGATTGTTTTATCGAACCCGAACTGCGCCGGATCGGGTTCATGTTTCAGGATTATGCGCTTTTCCCGCATCTGAGCGTTTCGGACAACATCGCCTTTGGTCTGCAAAAGCTGAGCCGTGGCGAGCAGAAAGCCTGTATCAGGGACGTGGCGGAGCGGATCGGGATTACCCATCTGCTCGACCGTTATCCGCATGCCTTGTCCGGCGGCGAGCAGCAGCGGACGGCGCTGGCGCGCGCGCTGGCCCCGCAGCCCGAGATTTTGCTGATGGACGAGCCGTTCTCCAATCTCGATCAGGGTCTGCGGGAGCGGGTCCGGCGCGAGACGCTGGATATTCTGCGGCAATTGGGCACGACGGCGATCCTCGTCACCCATGATCCGCAGGAGGCGCTGGCCGTCGGCGATCTGATCGTGCTGATGCGTGACGGCGTGATCGAGCAGATCGGTACGCCTTTCGATATTTATGACCGCCCGATCACCAGCTATACGGCTGAGTTCATGGGACCGTGCAACCGTCTGGCCGGGATATGGCGTCAGGGCGAGATCGAGACGCCTATCGGGCGTTTTCCGACCGATCTGAAACTTCCCGATGAAACCGCAGCCCTGGCCTGTATCCGCCCGCAGGCGCTGTCGATCGCGCCGGATGGGAACGGCATCTCCGCCCGCATCGTCTCCAAGACCTTTCTCGGTGAAAGCGAACAGATCGAGATCAGCGTGCATCCGCTGTTCGAGCCGCTGCGGATGCACAGCCATGAGCGCATTCCGATGGCCGTGGGCGACAAGGTCGGTCTGTTGCTGAACGGCGCGCAGATCCATGTTTTCGCCGAGGAGATCCCGGTCGAATAA
- a CDS encoding LysR family transcriptional regulator: MINKLEMFIALAREGHFRKAADSMNISQPTLSAGIKQLEEQLGVQLVYRGSRFGGLTPEGQTTLGWAQKIVGDARQLREEMRVKRHGLSGELRLAVIPTALTWAARLAAVFMEKHPRVRFTILSRTSREILEMLENLETDAGISYLDNEPLGRVETVQLYDERMVLICDAGNPLAARPDISWQELKDQPLALLTPDMQNRRIINRLSEESGVTPRASIESNSIVALTASVSSGRCMTVLPEDIARFLATGRDLVLVPLRETGRALPVGLVLPHRDPRTPVLEALYQEAQRLDRET, translated from the coding sequence ATGATCAATAAGCTCGAAATGTTCATCGCTCTGGCCCGCGAAGGTCATTTCCGCAAGGCGGCCGACAGCATGAACATCTCTCAGCCGACCCTTTCGGCGGGGATCAAGCAGTTGGAGGAACAGCTTGGCGTGCAGCTTGTCTATCGCGGCTCGCGCTTCGGCGGGCTGACGCCGGAGGGGCAGACGACGCTCGGCTGGGCGCAGAAGATCGTCGGCGACGCCCGGCAGCTGCGCGAGGAGATGCGGGTCAAACGCCACGGCCTGTCAGGTGAGCTGCGTCTGGCGGTGATCCCCACGGCGCTGACCTGGGCCGCGCGGCTGGCCGCAGTGTTCATGGAGAAGCACCCGCGTGTCCGGTTCACCATCCTGTCCCGGACCTCTCGCGAAATTCTTGAGATGCTGGAAAATCTCGAAACCGATGCCGGGATTTCCTATCTCGACAATGAACCGCTTGGCCGGGTCGAAACGGTCCAGCTTTATGACGAACGCATGGTGCTGATCTGCGACGCGGGCAATCCGCTGGCGGCACGTCCCGATATAAGCTGGCAGGAATTGAAGGATCAGCCGCTGGCGCTGCTGACGCCGGATATGCAGAACCGGCGCATCATCAACCGGTTGAGCGAGGAAAGCGGTGTCACCCCGCGTGCGAGCATTGAGTCGAACTCCATCGTCGCGCTGACCGCCAGCGTGTCATCCGGGCGCTGCATGACTGTCCTGCCGGAGGACATCGCCCGTTTTCTGGCCACGGGACGCGATCTGGTGCTGGTGCCGCTGCGCGAAACCGGGCGGGCGCTGCCCGTCGGGCTGGTGCTGCCGCATCGCGATCCGCGCACCCCGGTGCTGGAAGCGCTCTATCAGGAAGCGCAGCGTCTTGATCGGGAAACCTGA
- a CDS encoding formate dehydrogenase subunit gamma: MSPARSAAPIEELRQIIDEHRSLEGPLLPILHAIQNAYGHIPAEARPLIADALNITEAELHGVISFYHDFRDKPAGRHVLKICRAEACQAVGGEELAAETLRKLGLDWHGTTENGALTVEPVYCLGLCACGPAAMVDDRVLGRVDAAQMDALLAEAGA; this comes from the coding sequence ATGAGCCCAGCCAGATCCGCCGCACCCATCGAGGAGCTGCGCCAGATTATCGACGAACACCGGAGCCTTGAGGGCCCGCTTCTGCCCATCCTTCACGCGATCCAGAACGCGTATGGCCATATTCCCGCAGAAGCGCGGCCCCTGATCGCGGACGCGCTCAATATCACCGAGGCGGAACTGCACGGCGTTATCAGCTTCTATCACGATTTCCGCGACAAGCCCGCCGGGCGTCATGTCCTGAAAATCTGCCGGGCGGAGGCGTGTCAGGCCGTAGGCGGCGAAGAGCTTGCGGCGGAGACGCTTCGCAAACTCGGGCTCGACTGGCACGGCACGACCGAGAATGGCGCGTTGACGGTGGAGCCGGTCTATTGCCTCGGCCTCTGCGCCTGCGGGCCTGCGGCAATGGTTGACGACCGGGTCCTGGGCCGGGTCGACGCCGCGCAGATGGATGCGCTGCTGGCGGAGGCCGGGGCATGA
- a CDS encoding NADH-quinone oxidoreductase subunit NuoF, whose product MRVWVPGDSAAKALGADQVVAAIADAARDRGVDVEIIRNGSRGMIWLEPLVEVEIDGQRYGYGPATPEDAGAILSGGILRGDSAKSLGPVDDLDWMKRQTRLTFARVGVIDPLSLSDYEAHGGLAGLRHAATMSGAEIVREITESGLRGRGGAGFPTGIKWQTVHDADAPQKYIVCNADEGDSGTFADRMLMEGDPFTLIEGMAIAGLAVGATRGYVYLRSEYPDAIRVMRRAVEIARDAGVIGADILGSVKAFDMEIRVGAGAYVCGEETALLNSLEGKRGVVRAKPPLPALEGFLGRPTVVNNVISLATVPVIMAKGAAYYAGFGLGRSRGTVTLQIAGNVARGGLFETAFGLSLGEIVDDIAGGTASGRPVKAVQVGGPLGAYMPREKFGTAFGYEEFDAEGGLIGHAGLTVFDDRTDMLRMARFAMEFCAVESCGKCTPCRIGAVRGVETIDRIAQGDAEAAELLTDLCETMKDGSLCALGGFTPFPVMSALTHFPDDFARQKEAAE is encoded by the coding sequence ATGAGGGTCTGGGTTCCGGGAGACAGCGCCGCCAAGGCGCTCGGCGCGGATCAGGTGGTGGCGGCGATTGCTGACGCGGCGCGGGATCGCGGGGTTGATGTGGAGATCATCCGCAATGGCTCGCGCGGCATGATCTGGCTGGAACCGCTGGTCGAGGTTGAGATCGACGGCCAGCGGTACGGCTACGGTCCTGCGACGCCGGAGGATGCGGGCGCTATTTTGTCCGGTGGCATTTTACGCGGTGACAGCGCCAAATCGCTCGGCCCGGTGGACGATCTCGACTGGATGAAGCGGCAGACGCGGCTGACATTCGCCCGCGTCGGCGTGATCGACCCACTGTCCCTGTCCGATTACGAGGCCCATGGCGGACTTGCCGGTCTGCGCCACGCCGCCACCATGTCCGGGGCGGAGATTGTGCGGGAAATCACAGAGTCCGGCCTGCGCGGTCGCGGCGGCGCGGGTTTCCCGACCGGCATCAAATGGCAGACAGTCCATGATGCCGATGCGCCGCAGAAATACATCGTCTGCAACGCTGATGAGGGCGATAGCGGCACTTTCGCCGACCGCATGCTGATGGAGGGCGATCCGTTCACCCTGATCGAGGGGATGGCGATTGCTGGCCTCGCCGTCGGCGCGACGCGGGGCTATGTCTATCTCCGCTCCGAATATCCCGACGCAATCCGGGTGATGCGCCGCGCGGTTGAGATTGCGCGCGATGCAGGCGTGATCGGTGCGGATATTCTGGGCTCTGTCAAGGCCTTCGACATGGAGATACGCGTCGGGGCTGGGGCCTATGTCTGTGGGGAGGAAACCGCGCTGCTGAACTCGCTGGAGGGCAAACGCGGCGTGGTGCGCGCCAAACCTCCCCTGCCCGCGCTGGAAGGGTTTCTGGGCCGCCCGACCGTTGTGAATAACGTCATCAGCCTCGCCACCGTGCCGGTAATCATGGCCAAGGGCGCGGCATATTACGCCGGTTTCGGGCTGGGCCGTTCGCGCGGCACGGTCACGCTTCAGATCGCGGGCAATGTCGCGCGTGGCGGGCTGTTTGAGACGGCATTCGGCCTCAGCCTTGGCGAGATCGTGGATGACATCGCCGGCGGCACCGCCAGCGGCCGCCCGGTCAAGGCGGTTCAGGTGGGCGGGCCGCTTGGTGCCTATATGCCGCGCGAAAAATTCGGCACCGCATTCGGGTACGAGGAATTCGATGCCGAAGGCGGGCTGATCGGTCACGCCGGGCTGACAGTCTTCGACGACCGCACCGATATGCTCCGCATGGCCCGTTTCGCGATGGAGTTCTGCGCCGTGGAAAGCTGCGGCAAATGCACGCCCTGCCGGATCGGCGCCGTCCGGGGGGTGGAGACCATCGACCGGATCGCTCAGGGCGATGCCGAAGCGGCGGAACTGTTGACCGATCTGTGCGAGACGATGAAGGACGGCTCGCTCTGCGCGCTTGGCGGGTTTACACCATTCCCGGTCATGTCGGCGCTGACGCATTTCCCCGACGACTTCGCCCGCCAGAAGGAGGCAGCGGAATGA
- the fdhF gene encoding formate dehydrogenase subunit alpha, protein MKDFIIPDDRDMGTPARNGAPVTLSIDGFAVTVPEGTSVMRAAAEAGIPVPKLCATDSVEAFGSCRLCVVEIEGRRGTPASCTTPVAEGMVVHTQSPKIRKIRKGVMELYISDHPLDCLTCAANGDCELQDMAGAVGLRDVRYKDVRNHYDPSGAGTLALGDARARVPAGDLGNPDYVPRDETNPYFSYDPSKCIVCSRCVRACEEVQGTFALTIEGRGFESRVKPGGPLDNFLTSDCVSCGACVQACPTATLQEKSVAELGTPTRAVITTCAYCGVGCSFKAELNGDRLVRMVPYKHGKANRGHSCVKGRFAYGYANHKDRILNPMIRDSIDEPWREVGWQEALRFAADKLRSLQDRYGQKSIGVITSSRCTNEETFLVQKLARAVFGNNNTDTCARVCHSPTGYGLGQTYGTSAGTQDFDSVAHCDVAVIIGANPTDGHPVFASRLKKRQRAGAKLIVIDPRRIDMVKSAHIEAAHHLPLRPGTNVAVVSAMAHVIVTEGLMDEAFIRERCDWDEFQHYAEFISDPRHSPEATELLTGVPAAELRAAARLYATGGNGAIYYGLGVTEHSQGSTTVMGIANLAMLTGNIGREGVGVNPLRGQNNVQGSCDMGSFPHELPGYRHVKNADVREIFERVWGVGIDPEPGLRIPNMLDAAVDGTFKGLYCQGEDILQSDPDTKHVAAGLAAMECVIVHDLFLNETANYAHVFLPGSSFLEKDGTFTNAERRINRVREVMKPLNGYADWEVTQLLANAMGAGWSYTHPSEIMDEIALTTPSFAGVTYDILDEKGSVQWPCNEDHPDGTPMMHVDGFVRGKGRFMVTEYIATDERTGPRFPLLLTTGRILSQYNVGAQTRRTDNTVWHAQDLLEIHPHDAENRGLADGDWVRLASRAGETTLRAKITDRVSPGVVYTTFHHPDTQANVITTDYSDWATNCPEYKVTAVQVSPSNGPTAWQEDYRAQAEKARRILPAAE, encoded by the coding sequence ATGAAGGATTTCATCATCCCCGATGACCGCGACATGGGCACCCCGGCCCGCAACGGCGCGCCGGTCACGCTCAGCATCGACGGTTTCGCGGTCACCGTTCCCGAAGGCACCTCCGTCATGCGGGCGGCGGCGGAAGCGGGTATCCCGGTTCCGAAGCTTTGCGCGACGGACAGCGTCGAGGCCTTCGGTTCCTGCCGCCTCTGCGTTGTCGAGATCGAAGGGCGTCGCGGCACCCCCGCCTCCTGCACGACGCCGGTTGCGGAAGGGATGGTGGTGCACACCCAGTCACCCAAAATCCGCAAGATCCGCAAAGGCGTGATGGAGCTTTATATTTCCGATCACCCGCTGGACTGCCTGACCTGCGCCGCCAATGGCGATTGCGAGTTGCAGGATATGGCGGGCGCGGTCGGGCTGCGGGATGTCCGCTACAAGGACGTTCGCAATCATTATGACCCAAGCGGGGCGGGCACGCTGGCGCTTGGCGATGCGCGGGCGCGTGTTCCGGCGGGCGATCTGGGCAACCCGGATTACGTTCCGCGCGATGAGACCAACCCCTATTTCTCCTACGATCCCAGCAAATGCATCGTCTGCTCCCGCTGTGTCCGGGCCTGTGAAGAAGTTCAGGGGACATTCGCCCTGACCATCGAGGGCCGTGGATTTGAAAGCCGCGTGAAGCCGGGTGGACCGCTCGACAATTTCCTGACCTCGGATTGCGTGAGTTGCGGGGCCTGTGTGCAGGCCTGCCCGACCGCGACCTTGCAGGAAAAATCAGTGGCGGAGCTGGGCACCCCGACCCGTGCCGTCATCACCACCTGCGCCTATTGCGGGGTCGGTTGTTCGTTCAAGGCAGAGTTGAACGGCGACAGGCTCGTCCGCATGGTCCCTTACAAGCACGGCAAGGCCAATCGCGGGCATAGCTGCGTCAAGGGCCGGTTCGCTTATGGCTATGCCAATCACAAGGATCGCATCCTGAACCCGATGATCCGCGACAGCATCGACGAGCCCTGGCGCGAGGTCGGCTGGCAGGAGGCGCTGCGCTTCGCCGCAGACAAGCTCCGCTCCTTGCAGGATCGCTATGGGCAGAAGAGCATCGGCGTCATCACCTCCAGCCGCTGCACGAATGAGGAAACCTTTCTGGTCCAGAAGCTCGCCCGCGCGGTTTTCGGCAACAACAACACCGATACTTGCGCGCGCGTCTGCCACTCCCCCACGGGTTACGGGCTGGGCCAAACCTACGGGACCAGCGCCGGGACACAGGATTTCGACAGCGTCGCGCATTGCGATGTCGCGGTCATTATCGGGGCGAACCCGACCGACGGGCATCCGGTCTTTGCCAGCCGCTTGAAGAAACGCCAGCGTGCGGGGGCAAAACTGATCGTGATCGATCCGCGCCGGATCGACATGGTGAAATCCGCCCATATCGAGGCCGCGCATCATCTGCCGCTCAGGCCGGGAACGAATGTCGCCGTGGTCTCTGCGATGGCGCATGTGATCGTGACCGAGGGGCTGATGGATGAGGCATTCATCCGCGAACGCTGCGACTGGGATGAGTTCCAGCATTATGCCGAGTTCATCAGCGATCCCCGCCACAGCCCGGAAGCGACGGAGCTGCTGACCGGCGTTCCTGCCGCCGAATTGCGCGCGGCCGCGCGGCTTTATGCGACCGGCGGCAATGGCGCGATCTATTACGGGCTGGGCGTGACGGAGCATTCGCAAGGCTCGACCACGGTGATGGGCATCGCCAATCTGGCCATGCTGACCGGCAATATCGGGCGCGAAGGCGTCGGCGTGAACCCGCTGCGGGGACAAAATAATGTGCAGGGCTCCTGCGATATGGGGTCTTTCCCGCATGAATTGCCCGGCTATCGCCATGTGAAAAACGCCGATGTGCGCGAGATATTCGAGCGTGTCTGGGGCGTGGGCATCGACCCGGAACCGGGGCTGCGCATCCCGAACATGCTGGACGCCGCCGTCGATGGCACGTTCAAGGGGCTGTATTGTCAGGGTGAGGATATTCTGCAATCCGACCCGGATACGAAGCACGTCGCGGCAGGGCTCGCCGCAATGGAATGCGTCATCGTGCATGACCTGTTCCTGAACGAGACCGCGAATTACGCCCATGTCTTCCTGCCCGGATCGAGCTTTCTGGAAAAGGACGGCACCTTCACCAATGCCGAACGCCGGATCAACCGCGTCCGCGAGGTGATGAAACCGCTGAACGGTTACGCCGATTGGGAGGTGACGCAGCTTCTGGCGAACGCCATGGGCGCGGGCTGGAGCTACACCCACCCTTCCGAGATCATGGATGAGATCGCACTGACCACGCCCAGCTTTGCCGGTGTGACTTACGACATTCTCGACGAAAAGGGATCGGTCCAGTGGCCCTGTAACGAGGACCACCCCGACGGCACGCCGATGATGCATGTCGATGGCTTCGTGCGCGGCAAGGGGCGATTCATGGTCACCGAATATATCGCGACCGATGAAAGGACCGGACCGCGCTTTCCGCTGCTGCTCACAACCGGGCGGATCCTGTCGCAATATAATGTCGGCGCGCAGACAAGGCGGACGGACAACACGGTCTGGCATGCGCAGGATTTGCTGGAGATCCATCCGCACGACGCCGAAAATCGCGGTCTCGCTGATGGCGACTGGGTCAGGCTGGCGAGCCGGGCGGGCGAAACCACCTTGCGGGCGAAGATCACCGACCGGGTCAGCCCCGGCGTGGTCTACACGACCTTCCACCACCCCGACACGCAGGCCAATGTGATCACAACCGATTATTCCGACTGGGCGACGAACTGTCCCGAATACAAGGTCACGGCGGTTCAGGTCAGCCCGTCCAACGGCCCGACGGCGTGGCAGGAGGATTATCGCGCCCAGGCCGAGAAGGCGCGTCGTATCCTGCCAGCGGCGGAGTAG
- the fdhD gene encoding formate dehydrogenase accessory sulfurtransferase FdhD, giving the protein MTFPTIRSARAIRYRNDGSVAVRRDLPEEVPVALVFNGTTHAVMMATPADIGDFACGFAVTEQIVGTLAEIERYETIESKDGIEARLWLNDQRADALAARRRVLTGPVGCGLCGIDSLKEAARKVPHIGTAPLRLRPEEVCGAIRGLHAHQPLHDQTVAAHAAGFFIPGEGVVLAREDVGRHNALDKLIGAICRAGLDPSQGAAVITSRVSVDLVQKCAISGISTLIAVSAPTGYAARVADEAGMTLIAFAREDGFEVYTHPARISDEDNDVA; this is encoded by the coding sequence TTGACCTTTCCGACGATCCGAAGCGCGCGCGCTATCCGCTATCGCAACGATGGCAGCGTGGCCGTCCGGCGCGACCTGCCCGAAGAAGTGCCGGTCGCGCTCGTATTCAACGGCACGACCCATGCAGTGATGATGGCGACGCCTGCGGATATCGGGGATTTCGCCTGCGGGTTCGCCGTGACGGAGCAGATCGTCGGCACGCTGGCCGAGATCGAACGGTATGAGACGATTGAAAGCAAGGACGGGATCGAGGCGCGGCTATGGCTCAACGACCAGCGGGCCGATGCGCTGGCGGCGCGGCGGCGGGTGCTGACGGGCCCGGTCGGCTGCGGCCTGTGTGGAATCGACAGCCTGAAGGAGGCAGCCCGCAAAGTGCCCCATATCGGCACAGCACCGCTGAGGCTGCGTCCGGAGGAGGTCTGCGGCGCAATACGGGGTCTGCACGCGCATCAGCCATTGCACGATCAGACCGTCGCCGCGCATGCCGCGGGTTTCTTTATCCCCGGTGAAGGCGTGGTGCTGGCGCGTGAGGATGTCGGTCGGCACAACGCACTCGACAAGCTGATCGGGGCCATATGCCGCGCCGGGCTGGACCCGTCGCAGGGCGCGGCGGTCATAACATCCAGAGTTTCAGTTGATCTCGTGCAGAAATGCGCAATTTCTGGTATATCTACCCTTATAGCTGTCTCTGCCCCGACCGGCTATGCAGCGCGGGTGGCGGATGAGGCGGGGATGACGCTGATCGCCTTCGCGCGGGAAGATGGGTTCGAGGTCTACACCCACCCTGCCCGCATTTCAGATGAGGACAATGATGTCGCCTGA
- a CDS encoding formate dehydrogenase subunit delta: MSPEKMVHMANQIATFFKTQPGNDPAAKVAGHIRDFWEPRMRDQLRSYVADGGGGLDDVVIEAAPLI, encoded by the coding sequence ATGTCGCCTGAGAAGATGGTTCATATGGCCAACCAGATCGCCACGTTTTTCAAAACCCAGCCGGGGAACGATCCTGCCGCGAAGGTCGCCGGGCATATCCGCGATTTCTGGGAGCCCCGGATGCGGGACCAGTTGCGGTCCTATGTCGCGGATGGCGGCGGCGGGCTCGACGATGTGGTGATCGAGGCAGCGCCGCTGATCTGA